A stretch of the Nothobranchius furzeri strain GRZ-AD chromosome 5, NfurGRZ-RIMD1, whole genome shotgun sequence genome encodes the following:
- the LOC107379683 gene encoding meprin A subunit beta isoform X2, translating to MSISFEAERAESRRQAVTMKMKGFFILLVDLVFTSAFFINRPEQDIVDIGQNKDISDALLLDDVMKPPFTPRSTISFEDKLWTSPVPYELDMGLDMNAKGVILKAFEQIRIKSCIDFKPRDSEDFYLSFKKLDGCFSYVGREHLNGQNLSIGTGCDSLSTVEHEVLHALGFNHEHCRSDRDDYVQIDEGSILEGLEYNFAVIGSENSTTHETPYDYWSVMHYPKNAFSNGSASTITTIDPKYQDLIGQRLDLSPGDAIELNLLYNCSSTVAFMFYCGFSNGTMCEMNQSGSGWEVVTQVSGGPTTDHTSLPSGNGEHGQEEGYFIHVNTSGQEEDPGVLMTQIMRPKRECKVQCLQFYYYYTGNESDSLNIGIREFEDEQNTTGTFRLMGHITGRPTSYWKVHHVSLNATKNFQVVFEIKKAENSSGGFSIDDINLSETECPHVIMQIDEFENVLNTSKSGERLYSPRLYSKDGYAYRLAVVLNKTYVGMFVQLVSGVNDDQLEWPCVHRQMTFQLLDQTPNMQQQMSQRWTFTTEQNDEDANDTLIWNHPNETGTTFLYNNTELVRTGFLWGFLRFAALEEMQYRDFLRGGSAVFMFSFDDLTPLVNGSILPCPEVRPVTSLHLSFLPTIYSKDLNSTGSFSTVSPPPTTDNCRNSSCISPPPPTENSNFSTISPSPTTTDDRNSPSITPHPATNIRNTSGTAPPAATTDNRKNSSIISPPPASNDRSFSTVSPPPTTDNCRNSSCISPPPPTENSNFSTISPSPTTTDDRNSPSITPHPATNIRNTSGTAPPAATTDNRKNSSIISPPPASNDRSFSTVSPPPTTDNCRNSSCISPPPPTENSNFSTISPSPTTTDDSITPHPATNIRNSSGTAPPAATTDNRKNSSIISPTPTSNDRIFSFSPGVSASPVLVLLGLMLLVP from the exons ATGAGCATCTCATTTGAGGCAGAACGAGCAGAGAGCCGAAGGCAAGCAG TCACCATGAAGATGAAAGGCTTCTTTATTCTGCTGGTGGACTTGGTATTTACATCAGCATTCTTCATTAACAGA CCAGAACAAGACATAGTGG ACATTGGGCAAAACAAGGACATTTCAGATG CGTTATTACTTGATGATGTTATGAAG CCCCCATTCACTCCAAGGAGCACCATTTCCTTTGAAGACAAACTGTGGACATCCCCAGTCCCTTACGAGTTAGACATGGGTCTTg ACATGAACGCTAAAGGAgtcatcctcaaggcctttgaacAGATCAGGATAAAGTCTTGCATCGACTTCAAACCAAGAGACTCTGAGGATTTTTACCTCTCTTTCAAAAAGTTGGATGG GTGTTTTTCATATGttggcagagaacatctcaacggACAAAACCTCTCCATTGGAACAGGCTGTGATTCCCTCTCCACCGTTGAACATGAGGTTCTCCATGCTCTTGGTTTCAACCACGAACATTGTAGATCTGACAGAGATGATTATGTGCAGATTGACGAAGGCAGCATCTTAGAAG GTCTTGAGTATAATTTTGCTGTCATTGGGAGCGAAAACAGCACCACCCATGAAACCCCGTATGACTACTGGTCAGTGATGCACTATCCCAAAAATGCATTCAGCAATGGAAGCGCCTCTACGATTACCACTATAGACCCAAAATACCAAGACCTGATTGGTCAAAGGCTAGATCTGAGTCCTGGCGATGCTATAGAGTTAAATCTCCTCTACAACTGCA gCTCAACCGTCGCTTTTATGTTTTACTGTGGATTTTCTAATGGGACCATGTGTGAAATGAACCAGAGTGGAAGTGGCTGGGAAGTGGTTACACAAGTTAGTGGTGGCCCAACTACTGACCATACCAGTCTACCCAGTGGAAATGGAGAACACG GTCAGGAAGAAGGATATTTCATCCATGTTAACACATCAGGTCAAGAGGAAGATCCAGGAGTGCTTATGACCCAGATAATGAGACCTAAGAGGGAATGTAAAGTCCAGTGTCTGCAGTTCTACTACTATTACACTGGGAATGAGTCTGATTCTCTCAACATCGGGATCAGAGAGttcgaagatgaacaaaacaccaCGGGAACCTTCCGCCTTATGGGACACATCACTG GTCGACCAACATCTTACTGGAAGGTCCACCATGTCTCTCTGAATGCCACCAAGAACTTTCAGGTCGTGTTTGAGATTAAGAAAGCAGAGAACTCCTCGGGCGGATTCTCAATCGATGACATCAATCTCTCTGAGACAGAATGTCCACATGTGATCATGCAGATTGATGAGtttgaaaatgttttaaacaCCAGTAAGTCCGGAGAAAGACTTTACAGTCCACGGCTGTACTCCAAAGACGGCTATGCTTACCGGTTAGCTGTGGTACTTAACAAAACATACGTTGGAATGTTTGTTCAACTCGTATCTGGTGTGAATGACGACCAGCTGGAGTGGCCCTGTGTGCACAGGCAAATGACTTTCCAATTGCTGGATCAAACCCCCAACATGCAACAGCAAATGTCACAGAGATGGACTTTCACCACTGAGCAAAATGACGAGGATGCAAATG ACACTCTCATCTGGAACCATCCTAACGAGACTGGGACAACATTTTTATACAATAACACTGAGTTGGTCCGTACTGGATTCCTCTGGGGGTTCCTACGGTTTGCAGCTTTGGAAGAGATGCAATACAGAGACTTTCTCAGAGGAGGGAgcgctgttttcatgttcagctttgaCG atCTCACGCCTCTTGTTAATGGAAGCATCTTACCATGTCCTGAAGTGAGACCAGTGACAAGTTTACATCTTTCATTTCTTCCTACAATTTATTCAAAGGACCTTAACTCAACAGG AAGCTTCTCCACCGTTAGTCCACCTCCTACAACCGACAACTGCAG AAACTCCTCCTGCATCAGTCCGCCTCCTCCAACAGAAAACAG CAACTTCTCCACTATCAGCCCATCTCCTACAACCACAGATGACAG AAACTCCCCCAGCATTACTCCACATCCTGCAACAAACATCAG GAACACATCCGGTACTGCTCCACCTGCTGCAACAACAGATAACAG GAAGAACTCATCCATCATTAGTCCACCTCCTGCATCAAATGACAG AAGCTTCTCCACCGTTAGTCCACCTCCTACAACCGACAACTGCAG AAACTCCTCCTGCATCAGTCCGCCTCCTCCAACAGAAAACAG CAACTTCTCCACTATCAGCCCATCTCCTACAACCACAGATGACAG AAACTCCCCCAGCATTACTCCACATCCTGCAACAAACATCAG GAACACATCCGGTACTGCTCCACCTGCTGCAACAACAGATAACAG GAAGAACTCATCCATCATTAGTCCACCTCCTGCATCAAATGACAG AAGCTTCTCCACCGTTAGTCCACCTCCTACAACCGACAACTGCAG AAACTCCTCCTGCATCAGTCCGCCTCCTCCAACAGAAAACAG CAACTTCTCCACTATCAGCCCATCTCCTACAACCACAGATGACAG CATTACTCCACATCCTGCAACAAACATCAG GAACTCATCCGGTACTGCTCCACCTGCTGCAACAACAGATAACAG